The following are encoded in a window of Vibrio sp. SCSIO 43136 genomic DNA:
- a CDS encoding helix-turn-helix transcriptional regulator, whose product MEFTQQDREALYNVWMSQKAKMRITQMEVAKKLGLTQLQFSNTLRGGLPLTMPFVSQFCRMLHVDPQLLLPSLMPNNSDKAKVVYLQNRISVDGEIQHVYIDGKDVVIEYAHTVS is encoded by the coding sequence GTGGAATTTACTCAGCAAGATAGAGAGGCGCTATACAACGTATGGATGTCTCAAAAAGCGAAAATGCGTATCACCCAAATGGAAGTGGCAAAAAAGCTAGGGCTAACCCAATTACAGTTTTCTAACACTTTGCGTGGAGGCTTACCTCTAACCATGCCATTTGTCAGTCAGTTTTGTCGCATGCTACATGTTGACCCACAGTTGCTGCTTCCATCGCTAATGCCAAATAACAGTGATAAGGCCAAAGTGGTCTACTTACAAAATCGAATCAGTGTTGATGGCGAGATACAGCATGTATATATAGATGGTAAAGATGTCGTTATCGAGTACGCACACACGGTATCTTAG
- a CDS encoding sigma-70 family RNA polymerase sigma factor, translating to MNIESVWLTYQTNLRAFLSSKLESPADVDDVLQEVLIKTYQNLDQLKDSAKLKSWLFQIANHALMDHFRNQKPSDELSDFHTEEPVTLATIDQLTDCVIPFIEALPEQDANLLKAIEISGVSQKQYALENNIKYSTLKSRVKKSRQTLHQLFNQCCSFSVDHQGNLSDITPKKSKCAGC from the coding sequence ATGAATATTGAATCTGTCTGGTTAACGTATCAAACCAATCTGCGTGCTTTTTTGAGCAGCAAGCTAGAATCCCCTGCGGATGTAGACGATGTGCTGCAAGAGGTGCTGATCAAGACCTATCAAAACCTCGACCAGCTCAAAGATAGCGCCAAGCTCAAGTCATGGTTATTTCAAATTGCTAACCATGCTTTGATGGATCATTTCCGCAATCAAAAGCCTAGCGATGAGCTGTCCGATTTCCATACTGAAGAACCGGTCACTCTTGCCACAATCGATCAACTGACCGATTGCGTGATTCCGTTTATCGAAGCATTGCCAGAACAAGACGCAAACTTATTGAAAGCAATTGAGATTTCTGGTGTATCGCAAAAGCAGTACGCTCTCGAAAACAACATCAAATACTCCACGCTCAAATCAAGAGTAAAGAAAAGCCGTCAGACACTGCATCAGTTGTTTAACCAATGCTGTTCGTTTTCAGTCGATCACCAAGGCAATCTGAGCGATATTACTCCGAAAAAGTCTAAGTGTGCCGGCTGTTAG
- a CDS encoding glutathione S-transferase family protein, which yields MLTIISFTICPFVQRVTAALEAKQIPYEIKYISLKEKPQWFLELSPHGQVPVMVTESGTALFESDAIIEYIDDEYGALEQVNNEEKALDRAWSYLASKNYLPQCGAMSSKDKNTFEERANKLRKVFEKAENKLDENYQFFKSDQVSKVDIAWLPLLHRAHIVKQKTGYDFLCGLPKVQAWQAEMMATGLANKSVAQDFEAKFTQFYLTNTYLADGDKVQTTGCTTKSSSCC from the coding sequence ATGCTTACTATCATCAGTTTCACTATTTGCCCATTTGTTCAACGTGTCACAGCGGCATTAGAAGCAAAGCAAATCCCATACGAAATTAAGTACATTTCACTTAAAGAGAAACCGCAATGGTTCCTAGAACTATCTCCTCATGGGCAAGTACCCGTCATGGTCACGGAGTCGGGCACAGCCCTATTCGAATCCGACGCCATCATTGAATACATTGACGATGAGTATGGCGCTTTAGAACAGGTGAACAACGAAGAAAAAGCGTTGGATAGAGCGTGGAGCTACCTAGCGAGTAAAAACTATCTGCCACAATGTGGTGCGATGAGCAGCAAAGATAAAAACACATTTGAAGAAAGAGCAAACAAGCTTAGAAAAGTATTTGAAAAAGCAGAAAATAAACTGGACGAAAATTACCAATTTTTTAAATCAGACCAAGTGAGTAAAGTGGATATAGCTTGGTTACCACTGCTTCACCGAGCGCATATTGTTAAACAGAAAACTGGTTATGACTTTTTGTGCGGATTACCAAAAGTGCAAGCTTGGCAAGCAGAGATGATGGCCACAGGGCTTGCAAATAAAAGCGTTGCGCAGGATTTTGAAGCTAAGTTTACACAGTTTTATCTAACCAACACCTATCTTGCTGACGGGGATAAGGTGCAAACAACAGGCTGTACGACCAAATCGTCATCTTGTTGCTAA
- a CDS encoding amidohydrolase → MKKLLVASMLVSAMSYASVTADWVYTNADIYTHKNADSIAIAEGKIIKIGTMDQIGPYLSQYTQEVDLNGAFILPGFIDNHNHVFEAASGIGGDCELGLEEGLEEQIEYLQACRSEVDLDQWVIGYGFSLEPILRGESERTPLEVIDAVFPDQPVIFMEQTSHSMWVNSVALTKAGIDQHTLDPKGGRILKDPQSGKLLGILLDNAGDQVMELAWNSKQDLFNQNYAGLMAGLEEAAKYGITTIGDGRMYWKRGWFDVWRAADKNGDLTARVSLRPWIYPSEPMSTQLTYLREFYTPVTDDALLVVDQVKMYSDGILINGTSKLLRPYVNTYLLNDPLGINYISPDAMKLWLQALDEIGYGAHIHAIGDGAIRESLNAIEVMRAQKSTQRYTLTHVELVNSKDVPRFAKLDVTADFQVGSDYVAYHDHQWAEAFLGAKRARALMNLNAIAQTEANVTLSSDWNVHHLNPLVGIGNSLIMGNTGLPNVDAAIDAYTINAARSLGLERQTGSLKVGKWADFVVLDRNITVLPPEKIATSQVLLTVLQGDVVYRANE, encoded by the coding sequence ATGAAAAAACTATTGGTCGCCAGCATGTTAGTTAGCGCGATGAGTTATGCCTCGGTCACAGCAGATTGGGTCTACACTAATGCCGATATCTATACCCATAAAAATGCAGATTCCATTGCGATTGCGGAAGGCAAAATTATTAAGATTGGCACCATGGACCAAATCGGGCCTTACCTGTCGCAATATACCCAGGAAGTCGATTTAAACGGGGCATTTATCTTGCCTGGCTTTATAGACAATCATAACCATGTATTTGAAGCCGCATCAGGTATTGGAGGAGATTGTGAACTTGGGCTTGAAGAAGGGCTTGAGGAACAAATCGAGTACTTACAAGCCTGTCGAAGCGAAGTGGATCTAGACCAGTGGGTGATTGGTTACGGTTTTAGCTTAGAACCCATTCTACGTGGTGAATCAGAGCGAACACCATTAGAAGTCATCGATGCTGTTTTTCCCGACCAGCCCGTTATTTTTATGGAGCAAACGTCTCACTCAATGTGGGTCAATTCAGTTGCGCTGACCAAAGCAGGAATAGACCAGCATACCCTAGATCCCAAGGGTGGCCGAATTCTCAAGGACCCACAAAGCGGGAAGTTGCTAGGGATATTGCTCGATAACGCTGGAGACCAAGTGATGGAGCTCGCTTGGAACAGTAAACAGGACCTTTTCAATCAGAACTATGCAGGTTTGATGGCTGGCCTTGAAGAAGCCGCCAAATACGGTATCACCACCATAGGGGATGGCCGGATGTACTGGAAGCGTGGCTGGTTTGATGTATGGCGAGCGGCGGACAAAAATGGAGACTTAACCGCTAGAGTATCATTACGTCCTTGGATTTACCCAAGTGAGCCCATGTCGACTCAACTTACCTATTTGCGCGAGTTCTACACTCCAGTAACTGACGATGCGCTGCTGGTGGTTGATCAAGTCAAAATGTATAGCGATGGGATATTGATTAATGGCACGTCAAAGCTGCTTAGACCTTACGTTAATACTTACCTTCTTAATGACCCCTTAGGTATTAATTACATCTCACCCGATGCGATGAAACTCTGGCTACAAGCGCTTGATGAAATTGGTTACGGTGCGCATATTCATGCCATCGGTGATGGTGCGATTCGAGAGTCTCTCAATGCCATTGAAGTGATGCGAGCGCAAAAATCCACTCAACGGTATACCCTCACTCATGTTGAGTTGGTGAACTCAAAAGATGTACCTAGGTTTGCCAAACTTGATGTGACGGCAGATTTCCAAGTGGGCTCAGATTATGTGGCCTATCATGACCATCAATGGGCAGAAGCCTTTCTTGGTGCTAAAAGGGCGAGAGCCTTAATGAATTTAAATGCGATCGCCCAAACTGAGGCCAACGTAACCTTAAGTAGCGATTGGAATGTGCACCATCTCAATCCACTGGTGGGAATAGGTAATAGCCTTATCATGGGTAATACTGGACTGCCAAATGTTGATGCAGCCATCGATGCCTACACGATCAATGCCGCCAGGAGTTTGGGGCTAGAGCGTCAAACAGGCTCATTAAAAGTGGGCAAATGGGCTGACTTTGTGGTGCTGGATCGCAATATAACCGTCTTGCCACCTGAAAAAATTGCCACCAGTCAGGTGTTGCTGACCGTGCTGCAAGGGGATGTCGTTTACCGAGCAAATGAGTAG
- a CDS encoding transporter substrate-binding domain-containing protein, producing MRTFYICSQLMKLSLLLLLSSVVLTVSAQTQQEDGNLQTEPFKMLISYPEHTEVYQVVTKIYRKLFDRLDMDIEFIYRPLKRGAMDISTGKYDGETGRSLQYENSESNVVRVREPLYIATLAAFVKGEAISGLNGWKSLQDTPYRVNYRRGANVPELNLPNLVNPKQLSVVNTADQGIKKLLLGRTDIYVDSKINVTSALQQFTPHDQQAVRQAGVLERVPLYMYLHKKHEDLEPKLRLMLIVIKRENVVEKAVNEVYQNK from the coding sequence ATGAGAACCTTTTATATTTGCTCGCAACTGATGAAGCTATCGCTTTTATTGCTGCTATCTTCTGTGGTGCTGACAGTTAGTGCCCAGACACAGCAGGAAGACGGAAATCTGCAAACAGAGCCATTTAAGATGTTGATCAGTTACCCAGAGCACACCGAAGTGTATCAGGTGGTCACCAAGATTTACCGTAAGTTGTTTGACCGTTTGGATATGGATATTGAATTTATTTATCGTCCACTCAAACGAGGTGCCATGGATATTTCCACCGGCAAATATGATGGTGAAACTGGGCGAAGTTTGCAGTATGAAAATTCAGAATCCAATGTGGTAAGAGTCAGAGAGCCACTTTATATCGCTACACTGGCTGCTTTCGTCAAGGGGGAGGCAATTAGTGGGTTAAATGGCTGGAAGAGTTTGCAAGATACGCCTTATCGAGTGAACTATCGAAGAGGGGCGAATGTACCAGAGTTGAACCTGCCTAATCTAGTTAACCCTAAACAGCTATCTGTTGTGAATACGGCAGACCAAGGGATTAAAAAACTGTTACTCGGTCGAACCGATATTTATGTTGATTCCAAAATTAATGTCACGTCTGCACTACAACAGTTTACCCCACATGACCAACAGGCTGTCCGCCAAGCAGGTGTGCTAGAGCGGGTTCCTCTGTATATGTATCTTCACAAAAAACATGAGGATTTAGAGCCTAAATTACGGCTGATGTTGATCGTAATAAAACGTGAGAATGTGGTTGAGAAAGCGGTAAATGAAGTCTATCAGAACAAGTAA
- a CDS encoding fatty acid desaturase yields the protein MVSQTKPPLIWLNVFIFSFSMLLAVVAAPWYGLTQGYSVWHWVWLVITFSFCNLSITAGYHRLWSHKAFQAHSSLRFIFGLGGAFALQNSALHWSSDHRVHHKHVDNNDKDPYSAKRGFWFSHMGWMLRHYNKATYSDYGNCRDLQKDKIVMWQHKYYVPLAILMNLGVPLLLGIIYQDIIGMLLMVGAVRLVLNHHTTFFINSLAHIWGSQPYTDKNTARDNGILAFFTFGEGYHNYHHIFENDYRNGIYWWQYDPTKWLIKSCEFLGLASKLRKPTQLKIEKARAQMSLKKAQDNLTKLQNAQQFSDKLQLEFDALVAQMTEYYELKKQLLESKRENLARKYEYSVLKLRCEQIKVGLDTQRNQWEQTIAEVKIATQAKLT from the coding sequence ATGGTTTCGCAAACCAAGCCACCTCTGATATGGCTCAACGTTTTTATCTTTAGTTTTAGTATGTTACTGGCCGTTGTTGCGGCACCTTGGTATGGCTTGACCCAAGGCTATTCCGTCTGGCACTGGGTGTGGCTAGTGATCACCTTCTCATTTTGTAACTTATCTATTACCGCTGGCTACCACCGTCTTTGGTCACACAAAGCTTTTCAAGCTCACTCTAGCTTAAGATTTATTTTTGGGCTTGGTGGCGCTTTTGCCCTTCAAAATAGTGCCTTGCATTGGTCTTCTGACCATCGTGTTCACCATAAGCACGTGGACAACAATGACAAAGATCCGTACTCCGCTAAGCGAGGTTTTTGGTTTTCGCACATGGGTTGGATGCTTCGCCACTACAACAAAGCTACTTATTCTGACTACGGTAACTGCCGCGACTTACAAAAAGACAAAATTGTTATGTGGCAGCACAAATACTATGTCCCATTGGCAATATTGATGAACTTGGGTGTTCCGCTACTGCTCGGAATCATCTATCAGGACATTATTGGAATGCTGCTTATGGTAGGTGCAGTGCGCTTAGTACTTAACCACCACACAACTTTCTTTATCAACTCGCTCGCACATATCTGGGGATCTCAGCCTTACACGGACAAAAACACGGCACGTGATAACGGTATCTTGGCGTTCTTCACCTTTGGAGAGGGCTACCATAACTATCATCATATTTTTGAGAATGATTACCGCAACGGTATCTACTGGTGGCAGTACGATCCAACCAAATGGTTAATTAAAAGCTGTGAGTTTTTAGGTCTTGCCAGCAAGCTAAGAAAACCTACCCAACTCAAAATAGAAAAAGCGCGCGCACAAATGAGCCTCAAGAAAGCGCAAGACAACCTCACCAAGCTACAAAATGCTCAGCAGTTTAGTGATAAATTACAACTGGAGTTCGACGCACTGGTTGCACAGATGACCGAATACTATGAGCTCAAGAAACAGCTGCTAGAATCCAAGCGCGAAAACTTGGCAAGAAAGTATGAATACTCGGTGTTGAAGCTAAGATGCGAACAGATCAAGGTAGGACTAGATACTCAGCGAAATCAGTGGGAACAAACCATTGCTGAAGTCAAAATCGCCACTCAAGCGAAGCTGACTTAG
- a CDS encoding MFS transporter produces the protein MFKKTIPYLSGFFFDGISSGLFMMALPWVMLKQGDMGAFVALVALTCTGLSFVSTPFFATLIDRQSRKKVLIGVQIAQVITAFTVLIMFSFELGNVWMLALAQIIFWVTNNIAWSANSAFTQENYEPHEYAKIASYQELVMQGTTLGAGALGVILLELWGMQQFALFAVVASSLSTLCYLVTPYRRKVRKSKRVPFLKQLSDSKQIFSGKPQFFTFIFLSCLGYPVVTYLGKLVPIWFAENNVPGDFLAAYSMAFGIGSLVTGVFVARLLAAYSQWKLMLGSMFVLSTVLFAMSALLSPIYIVLLTLVFGFFNALNRIARTNLLHHSVAIEERGRIDGGLAMFSTLVQSLSYTLIAFLAHYQLTDYGFIAIAVTVLIATLTMWLVSQRSSKALNLAIET, from the coding sequence ATGTTCAAAAAAACCATACCCTACTTATCAGGATTCTTTTTCGATGGCATCAGCTCGGGTTTATTTATGATGGCGCTACCTTGGGTGATGCTCAAACAGGGTGATATGGGCGCATTTGTCGCTCTAGTGGCCCTCACATGTACTGGCCTGTCGTTTGTGTCCACCCCGTTTTTTGCCACTCTGATCGACCGCCAGTCTCGTAAGAAGGTACTTATCGGTGTTCAAATCGCACAGGTGATCACCGCCTTTACCGTTTTAATAATGTTTAGCTTTGAATTAGGCAACGTATGGATGCTAGCGCTCGCTCAAATCATTTTTTGGGTCACCAATAACATCGCATGGAGTGCCAATAGCGCATTTACCCAAGAAAACTATGAGCCACATGAGTATGCCAAAATTGCCAGTTACCAAGAACTTGTAATGCAAGGCACAACCCTTGGTGCTGGGGCATTAGGTGTGATTTTGCTTGAGTTGTGGGGAATGCAACAGTTCGCACTGTTTGCGGTTGTAGCGTCAAGCCTTTCTACCCTCTGCTACCTAGTAACGCCATACCGACGCAAAGTTAGAAAGAGCAAACGAGTGCCGTTCCTCAAACAACTCAGTGACAGTAAGCAGATATTCAGTGGTAAACCGCAGTTTTTTACTTTTATATTTCTCTCGTGTCTTGGCTACCCAGTAGTGACCTATCTAGGCAAGCTGGTCCCGATTTGGTTTGCTGAAAACAACGTACCAGGAGATTTTTTAGCAGCCTACAGCATGGCCTTTGGTATTGGGTCCCTTGTTACAGGTGTGTTTGTCGCAAGGCTATTAGCCGCCTACTCACAATGGAAGTTGATGCTTGGCAGCATGTTTGTTCTCAGCACCGTTCTGTTTGCCATGTCTGCACTGCTCTCACCAATTTACATTGTATTGCTAACGCTAGTATTTGGCTTCTTCAATGCCCTCAATCGAATCGCTCGAACCAATCTACTCCACCACAGCGTGGCGATTGAAGAGCGTGGTCGCATCGACGGTGGTTTGGCGATGTTTTCTACTCTAGTCCAAAGCCTAAGCTACACCTTGATTGCCTTTTTGGCCCACTACCAACTGACCGACTATGGATTCATCGCCATTGCAGTCACCGTTCTAATCGCAACTTTAACCATGTGGCTAGTAAGCCAACGCTCGTCAAAAGCTCTCAACTTGGCAATTGAGACCTAA
- the soxR gene encoding redox-sensitive transcriptional activator SoxR translates to MDLSVGEVAKRSGVKVSALHFYEQKELISSWRNSGNQRRYHRGVLRRIAVIKAAQQVGLTLEEIAQAMAHLPKHQAPSKAEWEKMSRGWQTLLEQRIAKIEALQSKLSNCIGCGCLSLDSCALYNPEDELGDNHSGPQLL, encoded by the coding sequence ATGGATCTCAGTGTGGGTGAAGTAGCGAAGCGTTCAGGGGTAAAAGTCTCTGCACTGCATTTTTATGAACAGAAAGAGTTGATTTCCAGTTGGCGAAATTCGGGTAATCAGCGCCGTTACCATCGTGGTGTTCTGAGAAGGATCGCAGTAATTAAGGCGGCGCAACAAGTTGGCCTGACGCTTGAAGAGATCGCCCAAGCGATGGCGCATTTGCCTAAACATCAAGCGCCCAGCAAAGCTGAGTGGGAAAAAATGAGCCGAGGATGGCAGACACTGTTAGAGCAGCGCATTGCCAAAATTGAAGCGCTACAAAGTAAGCTAAGTAATTGTATTGGCTGTGGGTGCTTGTCACTTGATAGCTGTGCGTTGTATAACCCTGAAGATGAATTGGGTGACAACCACTCAGGGCCGCAATTGTTGTAA
- a CDS encoding OsmC family protein — protein MQAEVSWVDGLKFLGTSQSGHSIVMDGKGGDSAPSPMEMVLMAAGGCSSVDVVAGLKDQGQQVTGCVAKLTTERRETAPRIFTAINIHFEVSGQDLDSELVAKAAKDSLEKYCSVCLMLGGGVEMTHTWEVV, from the coding sequence ATGCAAGCAGAAGTAAGTTGGGTAGATGGTCTTAAATTTTTAGGTACGTCTCAATCGGGTCATTCAATTGTGATGGACGGCAAGGGCGGTGATAGTGCGCCGAGTCCAATGGAAATGGTATTGATGGCCGCAGGCGGCTGTAGCTCGGTCGATGTTGTGGCAGGGCTGAAAGATCAAGGCCAACAAGTGACCGGCTGCGTAGCGAAGCTGACCACAGAACGCCGTGAAACCGCACCAAGAATATTTACTGCGATAAATATCCACTTTGAAGTGAGTGGGCAGGATCTGGATTCAGAATTGGTTGCAAAAGCGGCTAAAGATTCACTAGAAAAGTACTGTTCAGTCTGTTTGATGCTCGGAGGAGGGGTTGAAATGACCCATACTTGGGAGGTTGTTTGA
- a CDS encoding porin family protein has translation MKKLAIAAALLTSLNAFAAEEKSDFDFAFLGGYDTANGSAIALEAGYKQFIVGVQGYNTLTESNPHVEELPELGYVATEQKDYSIYGGYRLDNGIAFKAGATMSNVDAGTTLNLPLLGNKSAKGDNSVVRPFVGLGYDVTDNWNVNLHYTFAAKQDVKMMDGDMHISDMDIEHKYQQNVSLMVGYRF, from the coding sequence ATGAAAAAACTAGCAATCGCAGCCGCTCTTCTTACTTCTCTAAACGCATTTGCGGCAGAAGAAAAATCAGATTTCGATTTCGCATTCCTAGGCGGTTACGATACAGCTAACGGTAGCGCTATCGCGCTTGAAGCTGGCTACAAGCAATTTATCGTGGGTGTACAAGGTTACAACACTCTAACTGAATCTAACCCACACGTTGAAGAACTTCCTGAGTTAGGTTATGTTGCCACTGAGCAAAAAGACTACTCTATCTATGGTGGTTACCGTCTAGATAATGGCATCGCATTTAAAGCAGGTGCTACCATGTCTAATGTAGATGCAGGCACTACCCTTAATCTTCCTCTCCTTGGCAACAAATCAGCGAAAGGTGACAACTCTGTTGTACGTCCATTTGTTGGCCTAGGCTACGATGTAACAGATAACTGGAATGTTAACCTGCACTACACTTTTGCTGCTAAACAAGATGTGAAAATGATGGACGGTGATATGCATATCTCTGATATGGATATTGAACACAAGTACCAGCAGAACGTATCTTTGATGGTTGGTTACCGCTTCTAA
- a CDS encoding Mpo1-like protein, producing MRTLEDWLAAYAESHQNKTNVMIHKVAVPGIYLSIVGLLWCLPQLNVFETTINWVYIVLAFALAFYARLSIPIMLIMAAFSLVCIGLVAIVESNGKPLLEYSIGLFVVLWIMQFVGHKIEGKKPSFFDDIQFLLIGPIWVFKSYRARKLA from the coding sequence ATGCGAACTCTAGAAGATTGGCTAGCGGCTTACGCCGAAAGCCATCAAAACAAAACCAATGTAATGATCCATAAAGTCGCAGTGCCGGGCATTTACTTATCTATTGTTGGACTACTTTGGTGTCTGCCCCAACTTAATGTGTTCGAGACGACTATCAACTGGGTATACATAGTGCTCGCCTTCGCATTGGCGTTTTATGCTCGGCTATCGATTCCAATCATGTTAATCATGGCAGCCTTTAGTTTGGTGTGTATCGGATTGGTAGCAATTGTAGAGAGCAATGGCAAACCACTATTGGAATACTCTATCGGTTTATTCGTTGTTTTATGGATAATGCAGTTTGTTGGCCACAAGATAGAAGGCAAAAAACCCTCCTTCTTCGATGACATCCAATTTCTATTAATAGGTCCTATCTGGGTATTCAAGAGCTATCGAGCTAGAAAGCTCGCCTGA
- a CDS encoding DUF1566 domain-containing protein → MKTFTRKHQFTIAILSALAAMQAQANTLTYPIVDTNQRTCIGLNDVLASCPTKGEQTYGQDAQYQGFQPSYYNNLDGTITDNVTGLMWRNSTDTNGDGVINVHDKMTYEQALAYVASLKTSGYSDWRLPTIKELYSLILFDGQDPSGVKEGSYNLTPFIHIDYFDFNSGDMEAGERLIDSQYATSTKYVSTTMKGDETMFGVNFIDGRIKGYGLTSPRGDEKTFYVMPVRGNTDYGINKFVANSNDTITDHATGLTWQQSDSAKAMDFPTALAFCENLTLAGSDAWRLPNVKELQSIVDYSRSPDTTDSAAIDPLFNATAITNEAGNKDYANYWSSTTHLNTQNAKAGAYVSFGRSMGKMKGTWLDVHGAGAQRSDDKVGDASRYPDGKGPQGDSIRIDNMVRCVTDNHSQWVESPQGESRTQFVATITNTSEQGAMRSKPNQTNNNRTRPEGDMKDPRGGRNPMTDLDRNNDGKLSRQEVRGPLAQDFDRLDRNGDGYLTEDEIPAPPSR, encoded by the coding sequence ATGAAGACCTTTACTCGCAAGCACCAGTTCACCATTGCCATTTTGTCGGCTCTTGCGGCAATGCAAGCACAAGCCAACACTTTAACCTACCCGATTGTTGATACTAACCAGAGAACTTGTATTGGCCTCAATGACGTACTCGCCAGCTGTCCCACCAAAGGTGAACAGACCTACGGGCAAGATGCGCAGTATCAAGGTTTTCAGCCGAGCTATTACAACAACCTCGACGGTACGATAACAGATAATGTCACTGGCCTGATGTGGCGTAACTCTACCGATACCAATGGCGATGGTGTTATCAACGTTCATGACAAGATGACCTACGAGCAAGCTCTAGCGTATGTTGCGAGCCTTAAAACATCGGGTTATTCCGACTGGCGTCTGCCTACGATTAAAGAGCTTTACTCGCTTATCTTGTTTGATGGTCAGGACCCAAGCGGAGTGAAAGAAGGCTCCTACAATCTCACTCCTTTCATTCATATCGATTACTTTGATTTTAACAGCGGCGATATGGAAGCCGGAGAGCGCTTAATTGATAGCCAGTATGCAACGTCCACTAAGTATGTATCGACCACCATGAAAGGGGATGAAACCATGTTTGGTGTTAACTTCATTGACGGCCGAATCAAAGGTTACGGGCTAACTTCACCACGTGGTGATGAAAAAACCTTCTACGTTATGCCAGTGCGAGGAAACACCGATTATGGCATCAATAAGTTTGTAGCCAACAGCAATGACACGATTACCGACCACGCCACAGGACTTACTTGGCAACAAAGCGACAGTGCTAAAGCCATGGATTTCCCAACCGCTTTAGCTTTTTGTGAAAACTTAACCTTGGCGGGCAGTGACGCGTGGCGCTTACCAAACGTGAAAGAACTTCAATCGATCGTCGATTATAGCCGTTCACCAGATACAACTGATAGCGCAGCGATTGATCCTCTCTTCAACGCCACGGCTATCACCAACGAGGCGGGCAACAAGGATTACGCTAACTACTGGAGCAGTACTACCCATCTCAACACTCAGAACGCCAAAGCGGGAGCTTATGTCTCATTTGGTCGTTCCATGGGCAAAATGAAAGGTACTTGGCTTGATGTCCATGGTGCAGGTGCTCAGCGAAGTGATGACAAGGTTGGTGATGCAAGTCGTTACCCAGACGGCAAAGGGCCGCAAGGTGATTCGATTCGAATCGACAACATGGTGCGCTGCGTGACAGATAACCACAGTCAATGGGTTGAGAGCCCACAAGGCGAATCCCGCACCCAGTTTGTCGCCACCATCACCAATACCTCTGAACAAGGGGCGATGAGAAGCAAACCTAACCAAACAAATAACAATCGCACCCGACCTGAAGGCGATATGAAAGACCCTAGAGGTGGCAGAAACCCAATGACGGACCTTGACCGCAACAACGATGGCAAACTTTCTCGTCAAGAAGTGAGAGGGCCATTGGCGCAAGACTTTGATAGGTTAGATAGAAATGGGGATGGCTACCTCACTGAAGATGAGATACCTGCCCCACCATCACGGTAA
- a CDS encoding winged helix-turn-helix domain-containing protein, with protein sequence MQEYLQHAGFNSHLIDDGADAIPWLRTNTPDLILLDLMLPNRDGLDIFRELRTFSEIPVIMATAKVEEIDRLLGLELGADDYICKPYSPREVIARIKNVLRRSQKATAPRFKHGLELDQQAMICKLNGNELTLTPAEFRLLNHLFDHQGRIFSRDQLIDCIYDDHRVVSDRTIDSHIKNLRKKMQKVDPESDYIKSIYSVGYKMELPLA encoded by the coding sequence ATGCAAGAATACTTGCAGCACGCAGGGTTCAATAGCCACTTAATCGATGACGGTGCAGACGCTATTCCATGGTTAAGAACCAACACTCCAGATCTTATCCTGCTCGATCTAATGCTGCCCAATCGAGATGGTCTCGATATTTTTCGAGAATTGAGAACCTTTAGTGAGATCCCCGTCATCATGGCAACGGCCAAAGTGGAAGAAATTGACCGTTTGCTCGGATTGGAGCTTGGGGCGGATGACTATATCTGCAAACCCTACAGTCCACGAGAAGTTATCGCTCGTATCAAAAATGTATTACGCCGCTCGCAAAAAGCGACGGCACCAAGATTCAAACATGGATTAGAACTCGATCAGCAAGCCATGATTTGTAAGCTCAATGGTAACGAGTTAACCCTCACTCCCGCTGAATTTCGTCTGCTCAATCATTTGTTTGACCACCAAGGTCGAATATTCTCACGTGACCAGCTGATCGATTGTATCTACGATGATCACCGTGTCGTATCTGATCGAACTATCGATAGCCATATCAAAAACTTACGCAAGAAAATGCAAAAAGTTGATCCTGAAAGTGACTACATTAAGTCCATCTACAGCGTTGGGTACAAAATGGAGCTTCCCCTCGCCTAG